In Montipora capricornis isolate CH-2021 chromosome 4, ASM3666992v2, whole genome shotgun sequence, a single genomic region encodes these proteins:
- the LOC138045513 gene encoding peptidyl-prolyl cis-trans isomerase FKBP1A-like, with product MGVEKEIITEGNGDFPRPGQTVVVHYIGTLTNGKKFDSSRDKGRPFKFKLGTGQVIRGWDEGVNQMKIGERAKLTCSPDYAYGSKGVGGVIPPNATLLFDVELLGVE from the exons ATGGGAGTGGAGAAAGAAATTATCACGGAAGGAAACGGGG ACTTCCCGAGGCCAGGCCAAACAGTCGTTGTTCATTACATTG GAACTTTGACAAACGGGAAAAAGTTCGACTCTTCAAGAGACAAGGGCAGGCCGTTCAAATTTAAGCTAGGAACGGGACAAGTTATCAGAG gttgggATGAAGGTGTGAACCAG ATGAAAATTGGTGAGCGAGCCAAACTGACCTGTTCTCCTGATTATGCTTATGGCTCTAAAGGAGTCGGTGGTGT TATTCCACCGAATGCTACCTTGCTCTTTGATGTTGAACTCTTAGGAGTTGAGTAA